Below is a genomic region from Flammeovirgaceae bacterium SG7u.111.
CACTAAAGGTGCTGGGTTTGTAAAAGAATTGAACATGGAAAAGGTGGAAAAAGTCTTCCCAAAAGGTACTGATCCTGCCATAGATAGCTACAGCGGTTTCTTCGACAATGGGCACAAAAAGGATACGGGACTGGGTGATTATTTGAAGAAAAAGGGTGTAGAAGAAGTATATGTAGTAGGACTTGCTACAGATTACTGCGTGAAATTCACAGCTATCGATTCCGCAGAGCTTGGCTTCAAAACATACCTGATAGAAGATGCATCCCGCGGGGTAAACCTCCAACCCGGTGATGTGGGAAAAGCCATAGAAGACATGAAAATGGCGGGAATAACCATCATCACAAGCAAGGACTTACTAGCATAAACTACTAACAATAATCTATTATGAAGACTTTCTACAGCATAAACCCCTACAACCAAGAAACAATTTCGGAGCATGTTTCACAAACACCTTCCGAGGTAGATTCAATTTTAACCAAGGCTGAAAAAGCATTTCAACAATGGCGATTTTCTGCCAAACTCGAAAGAGTGGATTTGCTAAAAAGAATTGCCAGTATACTGAACAAAAACAAAGAGACCTATGCACTTACGATGTCCCTCGAAATGGGAAAACCGCTGAGGGAATCCATTATAGAAATAGAAAAATCTGCTTGGGGCTGTGAGTATTATGCGGAAAAAGGTATTGAATTTTTGGAAGACCAGTACTTCGATACAAGGGCTACAACAAGCTTTGTAAGATATGAACCTCTGGGCACTATCTTGGCAATTATGCCTTGGAACTTTCCATTTTGGCAGTTTTTCCGCTTTGCCGCCCCCAATCTTATGGCAGGAAATAACATCTTGCTTAAGCATGCCCCAAATGTCTTTGGTTGCGCCAAACACATTGCCGACATCTTAGCAGAAGCAGGACTTCCAGAAGGTGTTTTCCATAACCTGTTCATCGATACCGACCTTGTCCCAAAAGTTATTGAGCACAAAACTGTGAAAGCTGTAACCTTAACGGGAAGCACCTTAGCAGGAAGCAAAGTGGCTGAACTTGCGGGGAAGAATATCAAGAAATCGGTGTTGGAACTTGGGGGAAACAATGCCTTTATAGTACTAGATAGTGCAAACCTTGACGACGCCATTGATTCGGTTTTTGTTTCTAGAATGAGGAACAGTGGGCAAAGTTGTATAGCAGCCAAAAGGATTTTACTTCAGGAAAGCATCAAAGACGAGTTTTTGGCTAAAATTTCTATCAAAATGAAGCAAGAGTTACAGCCTGGAAATCCTATAGAGGAAAGTACCACCTTCGGAAC
It encodes:
- the pncA gene encoding bifunctional nicotinamidase/pyrazinamidase encodes the protein MKCLILVDIQNDFVKGGSLAVPDGENIISTVNKLQETGFDLIVATQDFHPQNHGSFASNNEGAKIGELSELNGLAQVMWPDHCVQGTKGAGFVKELNMEKVEKVFPKGTDPAIDSYSGFFDNGHKKDTGLGDYLKKKGVEEVYVVGLATDYCVKFTAIDSAELGFKTYLIEDASRGVNLQPGDVGKAIEDMKMAGITIITSKDLLA
- a CDS encoding NAD-dependent succinate-semialdehyde dehydrogenase, with translation MKTFYSINPYNQETISEHVSQTPSEVDSILTKAEKAFQQWRFSAKLERVDLLKRIASILNKNKETYALTMSLEMGKPLRESIIEIEKSAWGCEYYAEKGIEFLEDQYFDTRATTSFVRYEPLGTILAIMPWNFPFWQFFRFAAPNLMAGNNILLKHAPNVFGCAKHIADILAEAGLPEGVFHNLFIDTDLVPKVIEHKTVKAVTLTGSTLAGSKVAELAGKNIKKSVLELGGNNAFIVLDSANLDDAIDSVFVSRMRNSGQSCIAAKRILLQESIKDEFLAKISIKMKQELQPGNPIEESTTFGTLARIDLADKVSVQVTSTIKSGAKLLVGGEQKQAYFAPTILDNVQPNSVAFEEEVFGPVISTTTFGTLDEAVKLANQSNYGLGTSIYTEDIDLALHYASKFDDGSVFINELVRSDPRLPFGGTKTSGYGRELALEGIREFVNTKTIYVK